The Nocardioides humi genome includes a region encoding these proteins:
- a CDS encoding FecCD family ABC transporter permease, with the protein MTAAPTNAPAAAPADVVPVLRAHPRPMAHRWWAVGLLALLGCLVVASLFVGSESLSPARVWASLTGSGASDEDAIVHGLRVPRTVLGVLLGAALGLAGALSQEHTRNPLADPGLLGVTAGAATGVVVAIMAFGLTSVGEYLWFALAGALLAAFLVLGIAARITVFVAATTVVLTGSIVTALLGSISSIAVLLDRTVADVFRYWTVGSLAGRDFGVVGSVTPLLAIGLVLAALNLPALNPLALGDVSAQSLGRNVGRDRLIGLTSVACLAAAATAACGSVAFLGLLVPHVARTLAGANRTWAAVLSVPVGGCIVLVADMAGRVMLAHSEVPVGIVLALVGTPAFVLIARRKVHE; encoded by the coding sequence ATGACCGCTGCACCGACGAACGCCCCGGCCGCGGCGCCCGCCGACGTCGTACCCGTCCTGAGGGCACACCCGAGGCCGATGGCCCACCGCTGGTGGGCCGTCGGCCTGCTGGCGCTGCTCGGGTGCCTCGTCGTGGCGAGCCTCTTCGTCGGCTCCGAGTCGCTGTCGCCCGCGCGGGTCTGGGCCTCGCTGACCGGGAGCGGAGCGTCCGACGAGGACGCCATCGTGCACGGGCTGCGGGTGCCGCGGACGGTCCTCGGCGTGCTGCTCGGCGCCGCGCTCGGCCTCGCCGGCGCGCTCAGCCAGGAGCACACCCGCAACCCGCTCGCCGACCCCGGACTGCTCGGCGTCACCGCCGGGGCCGCGACCGGCGTCGTGGTGGCGATCATGGCGTTCGGGCTGACCTCGGTGGGGGAGTACCTCTGGTTCGCGCTCGCCGGCGCCCTGCTCGCGGCCTTCCTGGTGCTCGGCATCGCCGCCCGGATCACCGTCTTCGTGGCCGCCACGACCGTGGTGCTGACCGGCTCCATCGTGACCGCGCTGCTCGGCTCGATCTCGTCGATCGCGGTGCTGCTCGACCGCACGGTCGCCGACGTCTTCCGGTACTGGACCGTCGGCTCGCTCGCCGGCCGCGACTTCGGCGTCGTCGGCTCGGTCACCCCGCTGCTCGCGATCGGGCTGGTGCTCGCCGCGCTCAACCTGCCCGCGCTCAACCCGCTCGCGCTCGGCGACGTCAGCGCGCAGAGCCTCGGCCGCAATGTCGGCAGGGACCGGCTGATCGGCCTGACGTCGGTGGCCTGCCTCGCCGCGGCAGCCACCGCGGCCTGCGGGTCGGTGGCCTTCCTCGGGCTGCTGGTGCCGCACGTCGCGCGTACCCTCGCCGGCGCGAACCGCACCTGGGCCGCCGTCCTCTCCGTCCCCGTCGGCGGCTGCATCGTGTTGGTCGCCGACATGGCGGGCCGGGTCATGCTCGCCCACTCGGAGGTGCCGGTCGGGATCGTGCTGGCCCTCGTCGGCACGCCCGCGTTCGTGCTGATCGCCCGGCGGAAGGTCCACGAGTGA
- a CDS encoding nitroreductase family protein, with amino-acid sequence MSDRARVRAVHDALNATAVPRQPDPALLPPLAPGGTTLRLPPPRRVDRGLQEVLLERRSRYAFGRRQPALTDLASLLLLGVGTAPRAGGLPSVVPSLVVRGPGELAPGVHRADLRLPLPGLAAVRAGDPTGYLAAALDQPPFAARAPVWLALGIDLDSTLVRYPPRHYRTLHLDAGAALQSTLLVATSLGLAACPVMGYDDRAWERLLDLPPGVLVAGVIAVG; translated from the coding sequence ATGAGCGACCGCGCCCGGGTCCGCGCCGTCCACGACGCGCTCAACGCGACCGCCGTCCCTCGACAGCCCGACCCCGCGCTGCTGCCTCCGCTCGCCCCTGGCGGTACGACGCTCCGGCTGCCGCCGCCGCGACGGGTCGACCGCGGGCTCCAGGAGGTCCTGCTGGAGCGCCGTTCGCGCTACGCGTTCGGGCGGCGCCAGCCTGCGCTCACCGACCTGGCGAGCCTGCTCCTCCTCGGGGTCGGCACCGCTCCGCGGGCGGGTGGCCTGCCCTCGGTCGTCCCCTCCCTCGTCGTGCGCGGGCCGGGCGAGCTGGCGCCCGGCGTGCATCGTGCGGACCTGCGCCTGCCCCTGCCCGGGCTGGCCGCGGTACGCGCCGGCGATCCGACCGGGTACCTCGCCGCCGCACTCGACCAGCCGCCCTTCGCGGCCCGGGCTCCGGTCTGGCTCGCGCTCGGCATCGACCTCGACTCCACCCTCGTGCGCTATCCGCCCCGCCACTACCGCACCCTGCATCTCGACGCCGGGGCGGCGCTGCAGAGCACGCTCCTGGTCGCGACCTCGCTCGGGCTCGCCGCGTGTCCCGTGATGGGATACGACGACCGTGCGTGGGAGCGGCTGCTCGACCTGCCGCCCGGGGTTCTCGTGGCCGGGGTGATCGCGGTCGGCTGA
- a CDS encoding ABC transporter ATP-binding protein: MTAPVLSAHDLVAGHRRRVVVPDLSLEIAPGTITALVGPNGSGKSTLLMTLARVLPRHGGEVLLDGRPMTTQSSREIARRLGVLPQTAVAPVGATVRELVEQGRYPQRGPWSMLRRRDDEALRRALDLTGLTALADRRLDALSGGERQRAWIAMTLAQETGVLLLDEPTTYLDVRHQIDLMRLVGRLRDEQDITVVMVLHDLNQAARYADRVVALRDGRVHADGTPAQVLTAGVLRAVFDIDAVVLDDPVSGRPLFVAR, translated from the coding sequence GTGACCGCTCCCGTCCTGTCCGCGCACGATCTCGTGGCCGGGCACCGCCGCCGAGTCGTCGTACCCGACCTCAGCCTGGAGATCGCGCCGGGCACCATCACCGCGCTCGTCGGCCCCAACGGCTCGGGCAAGTCGACGCTGCTGATGACCCTGGCTCGGGTGCTGCCCCGCCACGGCGGCGAGGTGCTGCTCGACGGCAGGCCGATGACCACGCAGTCCTCGCGCGAGATCGCCCGTCGGCTCGGCGTCCTGCCGCAGACCGCCGTGGCGCCGGTCGGGGCGACGGTCCGCGAGCTGGTCGAGCAGGGCCGCTACCCGCAGCGCGGTCCGTGGTCCATGCTCCGGCGCCGCGACGACGAGGCGCTGCGGCGGGCCCTGGACCTGACCGGGCTCACCGCGCTCGCCGACCGCCGCCTCGACGCGCTCTCCGGCGGGGAGCGCCAGCGCGCCTGGATCGCGATGACCCTGGCCCAGGAGACCGGCGTGCTGCTCCTCGACGAGCCCACCACCTACCTCGACGTACGCCACCAGATCGATCTCATGCGCCTGGTCGGCCGGCTGCGGGACGAGCAGGACATCACCGTGGTGATGGTGCTGCACGACCTCAACCAGGCCGCGCGCTACGCCGACCGCGTCGTGGCCCTGCGGGACGGGCGGGTGCATGCCGATGGGACTCCCGCCCAGGTGCTGACGGCCGGGGTGTTGCGGGCCGTCTTCGACATCGACGCCGTCGTCCTCGACGACCCGGTCAGCGGCCGGCCCCTGTTCGTGGCGCGATGA
- a CDS encoding iron chelate uptake ABC transporter family permease subunit, with amino-acid sequence MLSAATSLLLVVDSAPMGVVLRWLIGSLNARTPHDWAQLWPWVAVLLPLACALSSRLNVWALGDPAAIGLGLRTGPFLAVVLLVAVTAAAAAIAAAGAVAFVGLVAPHVGRLLVGTDHRLLVPVSATLGAVLLSLADLAAFSVTVRLPGLATDIAGVPVGAVTALVGAPVLISLVRRGNRP; translated from the coding sequence GTGCTCTCGGCGGCGACCTCGCTGCTCCTGGTCGTCGACTCGGCACCGATGGGCGTGGTGCTGCGGTGGCTGATCGGCTCCCTCAACGCCCGCACACCGCACGACTGGGCGCAGCTGTGGCCGTGGGTGGCCGTCCTGCTGCCCCTGGCATGTGCCCTGTCCTCGCGGCTCAACGTCTGGGCCCTCGGCGATCCGGCCGCCATCGGGCTCGGCCTGCGCACGGGGCCGTTCCTGGCGGTCGTCCTGCTGGTCGCCGTGACCGCTGCGGCCGCCGCGATCGCCGCCGCGGGCGCCGTCGCCTTCGTCGGACTGGTCGCGCCCCACGTCGGCCGGCTCCTCGTCGGCACCGACCACCGGCTGCTCGTCCCGGTGAGCGCCACGCTCGGCGCCGTCCTGCTCAGCCTCGCCGACCTGGCGGCGTTCTCGGTGACCGTCCGGCTCCCCGGCCTCGCGACCGACATCGCCGGCGTGCCGGTCGGCGCGGTCACCGCGCTGGTCGGCGCACCCGTCCTGATCAGCCTCGTCCGCAGGGGGAACCGCCCGTGA
- a CDS encoding iron chelate uptake ABC transporter family permease subunit, protein MTAARRVRPAGRAGAVVAGGVLAGVALVLAHLFIGRSDLPAGEVFRALTGRASHPAYQVIVLDYRLPRVLVGLAAGALLAVAGVLVQAVVRNPLAEPATTGVGAGAALAVTGSLVLWPGHALAYPAALAGALATGAILYAVGRRSLAVAGVLLGPCSRRRPRCSWSSTRHRWAWCCGG, encoded by the coding sequence ATGACGGCTGCGCGACGGGTGCGACCGGCCGGACGCGCCGGGGCCGTGGTGGCCGGCGGCGTGCTGGCCGGCGTCGCCCTCGTGCTGGCCCATCTGTTCATCGGCCGCTCCGACCTGCCGGCCGGCGAGGTCTTCCGGGCGCTGACCGGTCGCGCCAGCCATCCGGCGTACCAGGTGATCGTGCTCGACTACCGGCTCCCGCGGGTCCTGGTCGGGCTCGCCGCCGGGGCCCTGCTGGCCGTGGCCGGCGTGCTGGTCCAGGCGGTGGTCCGCAACCCGCTCGCCGAGCCCGCGACCACCGGCGTCGGCGCCGGAGCAGCGCTGGCCGTGACCGGCTCCCTCGTGCTGTGGCCGGGCCATGCCCTGGCCTATCCGGCCGCCCTGGCCGGCGCGCTGGCGACCGGCGCGATCCTGTACGCCGTGGGGCGCCGCTCGCTGGCCGTGGCCGGAGTGCTGCTCGGGCCGTGCTCTCGGCGGCGACCTCGCTGCTCCTGGTCGTCGACTCGGCACCGATGGGCGTGGTGCTGCGGTGGCTGA
- a CDS encoding FecCD family ABC transporter permease produces MIIIPNSTATGRTRLVVGIVVCVAACCLLAALCLGEPALGPATAVAALMDPEHPLRVTVTAVRLPRALLGLVAGAGLGVAGLLLQDALRNPIAGPELLGVSSGAAVVVATIVVLGLGVPLALQPWLALGGALVAGTLVLLAIGRTRDPAGVVLVGAAMSAACGGLVVAIVGLGTQGNVVVLFRYLLGSLAARGWPHLLTVLPFVAAGLAVAWLLRRRVEALTLGDDVAAGLGVPVAPTRVLAVAIAAVLAAAVAAVCGPVAFVALLAPHIARRMTGTTSTRRVLPLVAVVGGVLLMAADLASRRLLYPVEIPVGIATTLVGVPALLLLRRPAPVPR; encoded by the coding sequence ATGATAATCATTCCCAATTCGACAGCGACCGGTCGCACCCGCCTCGTCGTCGGGATCGTCGTCTGCGTCGCAGCGTGCTGCCTCCTCGCCGCCCTGTGCCTCGGCGAGCCGGCGCTCGGCCCCGCGACCGCCGTCGCGGCCCTGATGGACCCGGAACACCCCCTGCGGGTGACGGTCACGGCGGTCCGGCTCCCTCGCGCCCTGCTGGGCCTCGTCGCCGGAGCCGGCCTCGGCGTCGCCGGACTGCTGCTGCAAGACGCCCTGCGCAATCCCATCGCCGGCCCCGAGCTGCTGGGCGTCTCCTCCGGCGCCGCCGTCGTGGTCGCGACGATCGTCGTCCTCGGCCTGGGCGTCCCGCTCGCGCTCCAGCCGTGGCTCGCGCTCGGCGGCGCCCTCGTGGCCGGCACCCTCGTGCTGCTCGCGATCGGGCGCACCCGCGACCCCGCGGGCGTGGTCCTGGTCGGCGCAGCGATGTCCGCTGCGTGCGGCGGTCTCGTGGTCGCGATCGTCGGCCTCGGCACACAGGGCAATGTGGTCGTCCTCTTCCGGTACCTGCTCGGCAGCCTGGCCGCCCGCGGCTGGCCCCACCTGCTGACCGTGCTCCCGTTCGTCGCGGCCGGCCTCGCCGTCGCCTGGCTGCTGCGCCGGCGGGTCGAGGCGCTGACCCTCGGCGACGACGTCGCCGCGGGGCTGGGCGTACCCGTGGCGCCGACCCGGGTCCTCGCAGTCGCGATCGCGGCCGTCCTCGCCGCGGCGGTCGCCGCCGTCTGCGGGCCGGTCGCCTTCGTGGCGCTGCTGGCGCCGCACATCGCCCGGCGGATGACCGGTACGACGAGCACACGGCGCGTGCTCCCGCTCGTCGCGGTGGTCGGCGGCGTGCTGCTGATGGCGGCCGACCTCGCCTCGCGCCGGCTGCTCTACCCGGTCGAGATCCCGGTCGGGATCGCCACCACACTGGTCGGCGTCCCGGCGCTCCTTCTCCTCCGCCGGCCCGCGCCGGTGCCCCGATGA
- a CDS encoding ABC transporter substrate-binding protein → MRKSTRLAALAPAALLAASLLAACGASDAADEADAADAARPPSGSITVTDDTGTEITLDAPATRIACLTMICVDALTEVGITPVAYREALALDERYAGPDADMREITGGFGEENVEDIALATPDLVIGLAGAQDGLRAAVEAHAPLFLVEPRSWRDSVAFLRTVGELTGTEDAAEERASGFVERVEAAAENRSELTTLSMYGEPGSLGVDSVETPVGSLLAEVSDYPWPAGDDPFASVAVEQIAAVDPDVIFAQAFSPSVDTEPLGERLAADPIWAGLGAARAGRVVEVEAAVWATGRGTISLGLVLDAVEKNLSK, encoded by the coding sequence ATGCGCAAGTCCACCCGCCTCGCCGCTCTGGCGCCGGCCGCCCTGCTCGCCGCCTCGCTGCTCGCCGCCTGCGGCGCCTCGGACGCCGCCGACGAGGCCGACGCCGCCGACGCGGCCCGCCCGCCGTCGGGATCGATCACGGTCACCGACGACACCGGCACCGAGATCACCCTCGACGCCCCCGCGACCCGGATCGCCTGCCTCACCATGATCTGCGTCGACGCGCTGACCGAGGTCGGCATCACGCCGGTGGCCTACCGCGAGGCCCTGGCCCTCGACGAGCGGTACGCCGGGCCCGACGCCGACATGCGCGAGATCACCGGCGGCTTCGGCGAGGAGAACGTCGAGGACATCGCGCTGGCGACGCCCGACCTGGTCATCGGGCTCGCCGGCGCCCAGGACGGGCTGCGCGCCGCGGTCGAGGCGCACGCACCCCTCTTCCTCGTCGAGCCCCGCTCCTGGCGGGACTCGGTCGCCTTCCTGCGCACCGTCGGCGAGCTCACGGGGACCGAGGATGCCGCTGAGGAGAGGGCGAGCGGCTTCGTCGAGCGCGTCGAGGCCGCGGCGGAGAACCGTAGCGAGCTCACGACGCTGTCCATGTACGGCGAGCCGGGAAGTCTCGGCGTGGACTCGGTCGAGACCCCTGTCGGCTCCCTTCTCGCCGAGGTCAGCGACTATCCGTGGCCCGCGGGCGACGACCCGTTCGCCAGCGTGGCCGTGGAGCAGATCGCGGCGGTCGACCCGGACGTGATCTTCGCGCAGGCGTTCTCGCCCTCCGTGGACACCGAGCCGCTGGGCGAGCGCCTCGCCGCCGACCCGATCTGGGCGGGACTGGGCGCGGCGCGCGCGGGCCGCGTGGTCGAGGTCGAGGCCGCGGTCTGGGCCACCGGCCGCGGCACGATCTCGCTCGGCCTGGTGCTCGACGCCGTCGAGAAGAATCTCTCGAAATAA
- the amiA gene encoding streptamidine family RiPP, protein MNEFFTPVGQRAQLSTHSAGHSNALVENPFDEVEATEGD, encoded by the coding sequence ATGAACGAGTTCTTCACCCCGGTCGGCCAGCGGGCCCAGCTGTCCACCCACAGCGCCGGTCACAGCAACGCCCTCGTCGAGAACCCCTTCGACGAGGTCGAGGCCACCGAGGGCGACTGA
- a CDS encoding CocE/NonD family hydrolase, producing MRSRQVRVGGLATYAWLPDGPPRAVLVCRTPYGAAQHVGEAHGWTSRGIGLVVQDVRGRHASPGRFDPYAENGCSDGPDLLAWVRSWAAAPVILMGTSYGAHTALATALTTPPDGVVVAVPALGLGETARTRGGVLQLASRLGWWLAQDVRRPWAEVVAARRRDAERAAAVSRVACPLLVIGGTDDHFAHDTVDLWAAWGGPSRLVLGPWDHGLAGAGRARRILDWLGTVLDGAPASGATTIDRAGAVRDAPPALASVRLAATGPAAQWCASLVVRRPDGTAREVAHGAAFGDRITLGPVVLTDDERAALALRVTPDDFPRYARPHRPPLPVPDHRLELSA from the coding sequence ATGAGGAGCCGGCAGGTCCGCGTCGGCGGGCTGGCCACCTACGCCTGGCTGCCCGACGGGCCGCCGCGGGCGGTGCTCGTCTGCCGCACGCCGTACGGCGCCGCGCAGCACGTCGGCGAGGCGCACGGCTGGACCTCCCGGGGCATCGGCCTCGTCGTGCAGGACGTCCGCGGGCGGCACGCCTCGCCGGGCCGGTTCGATCCGTACGCCGAGAACGGCTGCTCCGACGGACCCGACCTCCTGGCGTGGGTCCGGTCCTGGGCCGCGGCCCCGGTGATCCTGATGGGCACGTCGTACGGCGCGCACACCGCGCTCGCGACCGCGCTGACGACGCCGCCGGACGGCGTCGTCGTCGCCGTGCCCGCGCTCGGGCTCGGCGAGACCGCCCGGACCCGCGGCGGCGTGCTGCAGCTGGCCTCCCGGCTGGGCTGGTGGTTGGCGCAGGACGTGAGGCGACCGTGGGCCGAGGTCGTCGCGGCCCGCCGCCGCGACGCCGAGCGCGCGGCGGCCGTGTCCCGGGTCGCGTGCCCGCTGCTGGTGATCGGCGGCACCGACGACCACTTCGCCCACGACACCGTCGACCTGTGGGCGGCCTGGGGCGGTCCGTCCCGGCTGGTGCTCGGACCGTGGGACCACGGCCTGGCCGGCGCGGGCCGGGCCCGTCGGATCCTCGACTGGCTCGGCACCGTCCTCGACGGCGCGCCGGCCAGTGGCGCGACCACGATCGACCGCGCCGGGGCGGTCCGCGACGCCCCGCCGGCGTTGGCGTCGGTCCGGCTGGCCGCCACCGGCCCGGCCGCGCAGTGGTGCGCCTCGCTCGTCGTACGCCGCCCCGACGGCACCGCTCGCGAGGTGGCCCACGGCGCCGCCTTCGGCGACCGGATCACCCTCGGTCCCGTCGTGCTCACCGACGACGAGCGCGCCGCGCTCGCCCTCCGCGTCACCCCCGACGACTTCCCCCGCTACGCCCGCCCGCACCGGCCGCCGCTGCCGGTCCCGGATCACCGCCTGGAGCTCTCCGCATGA
- a CDS encoding YcaO-like family protein: MTSLPVDALVDPHFGLVTGLHPVERLEGLPPAYVGITAEVADSRVHGNWPSDRVSLGTTFGDPEGARIAAIGEAVERYCGNYVPDGVRRGSARELAAAGHRLLGPEDLRFFADWQHDRAGFPFARFTEDVAIAWVEGRGDDGPVLVPASWAHLNWRTGSRRRDAFLHHVNYAGIATGQDVEDATRRGLLELVERDSLSLWWHLRLPAPGIDPATVPGLLDHLAGSRLELHLLALPAWFGVPVVAAVVHDAVTGIVAGGFSAKLDPAETAIKATLEAIHSWVFTQGLLEADGWVFDAVRAGILSEGLYLPHRPDRDYLAVSGEQCAAVRDLGAQAQVWLDPAVQRALLPRFTEPSATVGLDELPTGTEPGLRAALAAAGHEVVVCDLTTPDIALTPLRVVRVCARGLVPNAPAAFPYYGLPRWSQVAGRPPTPDSLLLLPPPSL, translated from the coding sequence ATGACCAGCCTGCCCGTCGACGCCCTCGTCGATCCCCACTTCGGCCTGGTCACCGGGCTGCACCCCGTGGAACGGCTCGAGGGCCTGCCGCCGGCATACGTCGGCATCACCGCCGAGGTCGCCGACTCCCGCGTCCATGGCAACTGGCCGAGCGACCGGGTCTCGCTGGGGACCACCTTCGGCGACCCTGAGGGTGCCCGGATCGCCGCGATCGGCGAGGCGGTCGAGCGCTACTGCGGCAACTACGTCCCCGACGGCGTGCGCCGCGGCTCGGCGCGCGAGCTGGCGGCGGCCGGGCACCGCCTGCTCGGGCCGGAGGACCTGCGCTTCTTCGCGGACTGGCAGCACGACCGGGCCGGCTTCCCCTTCGCCCGGTTCACCGAGGACGTCGCGATCGCCTGGGTCGAGGGACGCGGAGACGACGGACCGGTGCTCGTGCCCGCGTCCTGGGCTCACCTCAACTGGCGCACCGGCTCCCGCCGCCGCGACGCCTTCCTCCACCACGTCAACTACGCCGGCATCGCGACCGGCCAGGACGTCGAGGACGCCACCCGGCGGGGTCTGCTCGAGCTGGTCGAGCGCGACTCCCTGTCGCTGTGGTGGCATCTCCGGCTGCCGGCCCCCGGCATCGACCCGGCCACCGTCCCCGGCCTGCTGGACCACCTGGCCGGCTCGCGACTCGAGCTCCACCTGCTGGCGCTGCCGGCCTGGTTCGGCGTACCGGTGGTCGCCGCCGTGGTCCACGACGCCGTGACCGGGATCGTCGCGGGCGGCTTCTCCGCCAAGCTCGACCCCGCGGAGACGGCGATCAAGGCGACCCTGGAAGCGATCCACAGCTGGGTCTTCACCCAGGGCCTGCTCGAGGCCGACGGCTGGGTCTTCGACGCGGTGCGGGCCGGGATCCTCTCCGAGGGCCTCTACCTGCCCCACCGCCCCGATCGCGACTACCTCGCGGTGTCCGGGGAGCAGTGTGCCGCGGTCCGCGACCTCGGCGCGCAGGCCCAGGTCTGGCTCGACCCCGCCGTCCAGCGCGCGCTGCTGCCGCGGTTCACCGAGCCGTCCGCCACGGTCGGCCTGGACGAGCTGCCCACCGGCACCGAGCCGGGACTGCGGGCGGCACTCGCCGCCGCGGGCCACGAGGTGGTCGTCTGCGACCTCACCACTCCCGACATCGCGCTCACCCCGCTGCGCGTGGTGCGGGTCTGCGCCCGCGGCCTGGTCCCCAACGCGCCGGCGGCCTTCCCCTACTACGGGCTGCCGCGCTGGAGCCAGGTCGCCGGGCGGCCGCCCACCCCGGACTCCCTGCTCCTGCTGCCCCCGCCGAGCCTGTGA
- a CDS encoding MFS transporter, whose protein sequence is MTSPRTGALADPTYRRFLAARTVAMAGNALTMVALPVLVYRLTGSATLTALIAAAETAPYLVVGLPAGALVDRWNRRRVLVVTGALSGLGLLTVPAADLLGILTFAQLLAVALAISTLFVFADAASFGLVPQMVGRGRVASATSTLVTVGTAIGLVGPLIAGVLVTTTSPALVLGLDGLGYLLASAVVSRLRWAGSETTPEPVAGRRLRREVGDGLRFIWSVPVVRWLTVLGTGASLAGGAASGLLVVVGVEQLGLASDSPALGWLFAAGALGTFVASLALPRVQRRWGVGAITTSGYAVALAALLALSAASSVPLALVLLAVLNFAMTSLIVNGIVTRQVVTPDHLQSRVNTTARLIAWGGSPLGAALAGVVAGAAGTEWALRAASAGLLVSLVGAVVVGVPRFGRLDALRVPSAPVSS, encoded by the coding sequence GTGACCTCCCCCCGGACCGGCGCCCTCGCCGACCCGACGTACCGCCGCTTCCTCGCGGCGCGGACGGTCGCCATGGCGGGCAACGCCCTCACGATGGTGGCGCTCCCCGTCCTCGTCTACCGGCTCACCGGCAGCGCGACGCTCACCGCCCTGATCGCGGCCGCCGAGACCGCGCCGTACCTCGTCGTCGGGCTGCCCGCGGGCGCCCTGGTCGATCGGTGGAACCGTCGCCGGGTGCTCGTCGTCACGGGTGCCCTCAGCGGGCTCGGGCTGCTCACCGTCCCGGCGGCGGACCTGCTCGGCATCCTGACTTTCGCGCAGCTGCTGGCGGTCGCCCTCGCGATCTCGACGCTCTTCGTGTTCGCCGACGCCGCGTCCTTCGGACTCGTCCCGCAGATGGTCGGTCGCGGCCGGGTCGCCTCGGCCACCTCGACCCTCGTCACCGTGGGTACGGCGATCGGGCTGGTCGGCCCGCTGATCGCCGGCGTGCTCGTCACCACCACCTCGCCGGCGCTCGTGCTCGGGCTCGACGGCCTCGGCTACCTGCTGGCCTCGGCCGTCGTCTCCCGGCTGCGCTGGGCCGGCAGCGAGACGACACCGGAGCCGGTCGCCGGCCGGCGCCTGCGCCGCGAGGTCGGCGACGGCCTCCGCTTCATCTGGTCCGTCCCGGTCGTGCGCTGGCTGACGGTCCTGGGCACCGGCGCCAGCCTGGCGGGCGGCGCGGCCTCCGGCCTCCTGGTCGTGGTCGGCGTGGAGCAGCTCGGCCTCGCCTCCGACTCCCCGGCGCTCGGCTGGCTGTTCGCCGCCGGCGCCCTCGGGACCTTCGTGGCGAGCCTCGCCCTGCCGCGGGTGCAGCGGCGCTGGGGCGTCGGTGCGATCACCACGTCGGGGTACGCCGTGGCGCTCGCCGCCCTGCTCGCCCTCTCCGCGGCCTCGTCGGTGCCGCTCGCCCTGGTGCTGCTCGCCGTCCTGAACTTCGCGATGACCTCGTTGATCGTCAACGGCATCGTCACCCGCCAGGTCGTCACTCCCGACCACCTCCAGTCCCGGGTGAACACGACCGCGCGACTGATCGCCTGGGGCGGCAGCCCCCTCGGTGCCGCGCTCGCCGGCGTGGTCGCCGGCGCGGCCGGCACCGAGTGGGCCCTGCGCGCGGCATCGGCCGGGCTGCTGGTCAGCCTGGTGGGCGCGGTCGTGGTCGGCGTACCTCGGTTCGGTCGTCTCGACGCGCTACGCGTGCCTTCCGCGCCGGTCTCCTCGTGA